A stretch of the Bradyrhizobium sp. CCBAU 53351 genome encodes the following:
- a CDS encoding gluconate 2-dehydrogenase subunit 3 family protein, whose product MREVDRRSKHSRRVFLKGAATAVPVVAVATSVTVSIEDAWADDATALSPATMKTLLKVARDIYPHDVLGDSYYITAIKPWDGKAAKDPAVRSLISDGITRLDQNSRDRHKMAYAEVPWEADRVVLLKEIEQSDFFQKVRGDLIVSLYNQKEVWPRFGYEGSSAEHGGYINRGFADIDWLPKA is encoded by the coding sequence ATGAGAGAAGTCGATCGTCGAAGCAAGCACAGCCGCCGCGTCTTTCTCAAGGGCGCGGCCACGGCCGTGCCGGTCGTGGCCGTCGCGACCAGCGTCACCGTGAGCATCGAAGATGCCTGGGCCGATGACGCCACCGCGCTCTCGCCCGCGACGATGAAGACACTGCTGAAGGTCGCGCGCGACATCTATCCGCACGACGTGCTCGGCGACAGCTACTACATCACCGCGATCAAGCCATGGGACGGCAAGGCGGCCAAGGATCCCGCGGTCAGATCACTGATCAGCGACGGCATTACGCGGCTCGATCAGAACTCGCGGGACCGCCACAAGATGGCCTATGCCGAAGTGCCCTGGGAAGCCGACCGCGTGGTGCTACTGAAGGAGATCGAGCAAAGCGACTTTTTCCAGAAGGTCCGCGGCGACCTCATCGTCTCGCTCTACAACCAGAAAGAGGTTTGGCCGCGGTTCGGCTACGAGGGCTCCTCCGCCGAGCATGGCGGCTACATCAACCGCGGCTTCGCCGACATCGACTGGCTGCCGAAGGCTTAA
- a CDS encoding GMC family oxidoreductase — protein sequence MAKFDLNDSSVVVIVGSGAGGGTLGNELAQKGVKVVILEAGPRIENHDFVNDEWESFSQLAWTDARTTSGTWRVSKDFSGLPAWIVKAVGGSTTHWAGASLRFDEHEFKVKTTYGNIPGANLLDWPVTLAEMEPWYAKAEDKMGVTRTNGIPGLPGNNNFKVLEAGARKLGYKTVHTGNMAINSQPRDGRGACQQIGFCFQGCKSGAKWSTLYTEIPKGEATGNLEVRPSSMAIKIEHDAGGKVTGVVYADERGAMQRQKARIVAVAGNSIESPRLLLNSASTMFPDGLANSSGQVGRNYMRHMTGSVYAVFEKSVHMYRGTTMAGIIRDEAANNPKRGFVGGYEMETLSIGLPFMAAFLNPGAWGRPFTSALDGYPRMAGMWLVGEDMPQETNRITLDPAVKDKFGQPVASVHFDDHPNDLAMRAHAYKQGAAVYDAVGATVTYPTPPYPSTHNLGTNRMSEKPRDGVVNKFGQSHDVKNLFVSDGSQFTSGAACNPTLTIVALAMRQADYIAGAMQKKEI from the coding sequence ATGGCAAAATTCGATCTGAACGATTCCAGCGTTGTGGTGATCGTCGGCTCCGGTGCCGGCGGCGGCACGCTGGGCAACGAGCTCGCGCAGAAGGGCGTCAAGGTGGTCATCCTCGAAGCAGGCCCCCGCATCGAGAACCACGACTTCGTCAACGACGAGTGGGAGAGCTTCTCGCAGCTCGCCTGGACCGATGCGCGCACCACGTCGGGGACATGGCGCGTCTCCAAGGATTTTTCGGGACTGCCCGCCTGGATCGTCAAGGCGGTCGGCGGCTCGACGACCCATTGGGCCGGCGCCTCGCTGCGCTTCGACGAGCATGAATTCAAGGTAAAGACCACCTATGGCAACATTCCCGGCGCCAATCTCCTGGACTGGCCGGTGACGCTCGCGGAGATGGAGCCGTGGTACGCCAAGGCCGAGGACAAGATGGGCGTGACCCGCACCAACGGCATTCCCGGACTTCCCGGCAACAACAATTTCAAGGTGCTCGAAGCCGGCGCCAGGAAGCTCGGCTACAAGACCGTGCACACCGGCAACATGGCCATCAACAGCCAGCCGCGTGACGGACGCGGCGCCTGCCAGCAGATCGGCTTCTGCTTCCAGGGCTGCAAGTCGGGTGCGAAATGGTCGACGCTCTATACCGAGATCCCCAAGGGCGAGGCGACCGGCAATCTCGAGGTGCGGCCGAGCAGCATGGCGATCAAGATCGAGCATGATGCCGGCGGCAAGGTGACCGGCGTCGTCTATGCCGACGAGCGAGGTGCAATGCAGCGCCAGAAGGCGCGCATCGTTGCGGTTGCCGGCAATTCCATCGAGAGCCCGCGGCTGCTGCTCAACAGCGCCTCGACCATGTTCCCCGACGGCCTCGCCAACTCCAGCGGCCAGGTCGGCCGCAACTACATGCGCCACATGACCGGCAGCGTCTACGCCGTGTTCGAGAAATCGGTGCACATGTATCGCGGCACCACCATGGCCGGCATCATCCGCGACGAGGCCGCCAACAACCCGAAGCGCGGCTTCGTCGGCGGCTACGAGATGGAGACGCTGTCGATCGGACTGCCCTTCATGGCGGCATTCCTCAATCCCGGCGCCTGGGGACGTCCGTTCACGTCGGCGCTCGACGGCTATCCCCGGATGGCCGGCATGTGGCTGGTCGGCGAGGACATGCCGCAGGAGACCAATCGCATCACGCTCGACCCGGCCGTGAAGGACAAGTTCGGTCAGCCGGTCGCAAGCGTGCATTTCGACGATCATCCCAACGATCTTGCGATGCGTGCCCACGCCTACAAACAGGGGGCGGCGGTCTACGACGCCGTCGGCGCCACCGTGACCTATCCGACGCCGCCCTATCCGAGCACGCATAATCTCGGCACCAACCGGATGAGCGAGAAGCCCAGGGACGGCGTGGTCAACAAGTTCGGCCAGAGCCACGACGTCAAGAACCTGTTCGTCTCCGACGGCAGCCAGTTCACCAGTGGAGCTGCCTGCAACCCGACGCTGACCATCGTCGCGCTGGCGATGCGGCAGGCCGATTACATTGCGGGCGCTATGCAGAAGAAGGAGATTTGA
- a CDS encoding ribbon-helix-helix domain-containing protein yields the protein MCHLFAHQPQRDYESQTRSLRIDGHCTSIRLEMAFWDTLEEIAAKESTSLGKFLTTLYNEVLDHHGEVNNFASLLRCSCLIYRSRSMVPVTEFKATVAPILDAAE from the coding sequence ATGTGCCATCTCTTCGCGCATCAGCCCCAACGCGACTACGAATCCCAGACCCGCTCGTTGCGGATCGACGGCCATTGCACCTCGATCCGGCTGGAAATGGCGTTCTGGGACACGCTTGAGGAGATCGCGGCCAAGGAGAGCACGAGCCTCGGCAAGTTCCTCACCACGCTCTACAACGAGGTGCTCGACCATCACGGCGAGGTCAACAATTTCGCGTCGCTGCTGCGCTGCTCGTGCCTGATCTACCGCTCCCGGAGCATGGTGCCGGTGACGGAGTTCAAGGCGACCGTCGCGCCGATCCTGGATGCGGCGGAATAG
- a CDS encoding VOC family protein encodes MAKPVHSMIRVLDEARSLDFYQRAFGLEVADHLKFADFALIYLRHPSSPFEVELTVNFDRKEPYALGDGYGHLAVVVEDLDAEHARFEREKLAPGPLRDFKHDGRTLARFFFVSDPDGYKIEVIQRGGRFG; translated from the coding sequence AAGCCGGTCCATTCCATGATCCGTGTGCTGGATGAAGCGCGCTCGCTCGATTTCTACCAGCGTGCCTTCGGCCTGGAAGTCGCCGACCATCTGAAGTTCGCGGACTTTGCCTTGATTTATCTGCGTCATCCCTCCTCACCTTTCGAGGTCGAGCTGACGGTGAACTTCGATCGCAAGGAGCCATACGCGCTCGGCGACGGCTACGGCCATCTCGCCGTAGTGGTGGAGGATCTCGATGCCGAACATGCTCGCTTCGAGCGCGAGAAGCTCGCACCAGGGCCGCTGCGCGACTTCAAGCACGACGGCAGGACGTTGGCGCGCTTCTTCTTCGTCAGTGATCCCGATGGCTACAAGATCGAGGTGATCCAGCGCGGCGGACGCTTCGGCTAA